In Sporichthya polymorpha DSM 43042, a genomic segment contains:
- a CDS encoding MGH1-like glycoside hydrolase domain-containing protein — METLPAAPSTALPVGTDLVAAARSVLAGNWRGRHTVPSARLYPHQWSWDSAFIAIGLAHVDQHRAQLELATLFGAQWRDGRVPHIVFDPDTPADAYFPGPRFWAPGAPVLPRRATSGIVQPPVHAQAAWEIYRRAGDRAAAADFLRRMYEPLCAWHDYLLTARDLGGAGLAAIVHPWESGMDNNPAWDPAVAAICAAGAAVPTTRADLRHVPATQRPGDADYAAYLDLATRYRDRGYADVDLLPGHGFVVEDPLFNAVLAWSEEALARIAAVVGANSCWHTERATALGAALAERLFDPDLGLFVPRDVRSDRRIPVPGVAGLVPLLAPGVPADAVARTRAHLDGPGFAGALLPTLDRTSPDYDPQRYWRGPSWANTTWLVIRGLRRHRDYARAEALRAGLLDAVRAEGFREYYDADTGAGAGTTEFSWTAALVLDLLA, encoded by the coding sequence ATGGAGACGTTGCCCGCCGCCCCGTCGACCGCCCTGCCGGTCGGGACGGACCTGGTCGCGGCCGCGCGGTCGGTGCTGGCGGGGAACTGGCGAGGCCGGCATACGGTGCCGTCCGCGCGGTTGTACCCGCACCAGTGGAGCTGGGACTCGGCGTTCATCGCGATCGGGCTCGCCCACGTCGACCAGCACCGCGCCCAGCTCGAACTCGCGACGCTGTTCGGCGCGCAGTGGCGGGACGGCCGGGTGCCGCACATCGTCTTCGACCCGGACACCCCGGCCGACGCGTACTTCCCCGGCCCGCGGTTCTGGGCGCCCGGGGCGCCGGTACTGCCGCGCCGGGCGACGTCCGGCATCGTCCAGCCCCCGGTGCACGCGCAGGCGGCCTGGGAGATCTACCGCCGGGCCGGCGACCGCGCCGCCGCGGCGGACTTCCTGCGCCGGATGTACGAGCCGCTGTGCGCCTGGCACGACTACCTGCTGACCGCCCGCGACCTCGGCGGGGCCGGCCTCGCCGCGATCGTCCACCCCTGGGAGTCGGGGATGGACAACAACCCGGCCTGGGACCCCGCGGTCGCCGCGATCTGCGCCGCCGGCGCGGCGGTGCCCACCACGCGCGCCGACCTCCGCCACGTGCCCGCGACGCAGCGGCCCGGTGACGCCGACTACGCGGCCTATCTCGACCTCGCGACCCGCTACCGGGACCGCGGGTACGCCGACGTCGACCTGCTCCCCGGCCACGGGTTCGTCGTCGAGGACCCGCTGTTCAACGCGGTCCTCGCCTGGTCCGAGGAGGCGCTCGCCCGCATCGCCGCCGTCGTCGGCGCGAACTCGTGCTGGCACACCGAGCGCGCGACCGCCCTCGGCGCCGCCCTGGCCGAGCGGCTCTTCGACCCCGACCTCGGGCTGTTCGTCCCCCGCGACGTCCGCAGCGACCGCCGGATCCCCGTGCCCGGGGTTGCCGGCCTCGTTCCGCTGCTCGCGCCCGGCGTGCCGGCCGACGCGGTCGCGCGGACCCGCGCCCACCTCGACGGCCCCGGCTTCGCGGGTGCGCTGCTGCCGACGCTCGACCGCACCAGCCCGGACTACGACCCGCAGCGGTACTGGCGCGGCCCCTCCTGGGCGAACACGACCTGGCTGGTGATTCGCGGGCTGCGCCGCCACCGCGACTACGCCCGCGCCGAGGCGCTGCGCGCGGGCCTGCTCGACGCCGTCCGCGCCGAGGGATTCCGCGAGTACTACGACGCCGACACCGGCGCCGGGGCGGGGACGACCGAGTTCTCCTGGACCGCCGCGCTCGTCCTCGACCTGCTCGCCTGA
- a CDS encoding lysophospholipid acyltransferase family protein, protein MLYWFLKHLALGPLLRVLYRPEVEGLENLPVEGPAILASNHLSFSDSFFLPLVVPRRITFVAKEEYFTGKGLKGRLSAGFFRGVGQIPMNRSGGSASDAALNAGLEVLRRGELFGIYPEGTRSPDGRLYRGRTGVARLALAAGVPVLPVAMVDTEKIQPPGKVVPKIARVGVRIGAPLDFSRYAGLEDDRFVLRSVTDELMYELMQLSGQEYVDIYASAAKAASARPSTAGGAAT, encoded by the coding sequence GTGCTCTACTGGTTCCTCAAGCACCTCGCGCTCGGGCCGCTGCTGCGCGTGCTCTACCGCCCGGAGGTGGAGGGCCTCGAGAACCTCCCGGTCGAGGGCCCGGCGATCCTCGCCAGCAACCACCTCTCGTTCTCGGACTCGTTCTTCCTGCCGCTGGTGGTCCCGCGGCGGATCACGTTCGTGGCCAAGGAGGAGTACTTTACGGGCAAGGGCCTCAAGGGCCGGTTGAGCGCGGGCTTCTTCCGTGGGGTCGGTCAGATCCCGATGAACCGCTCCGGCGGGTCCGCCTCCGACGCCGCGCTGAATGCAGGCCTCGAGGTCCTGCGCCGGGGCGAGCTGTTCGGCATCTACCCCGAGGGCACCCGCTCCCCGGACGGTCGGCTGTACCGGGGGCGGACCGGCGTCGCCCGGCTCGCGCTTGCGGCGGGGGTCCCGGTCCTGCCGGTCGCGATGGTCGACACCGAGAAGATCCAGCCTCCGGGGAAGGTCGTCCCGAAGATCGCCCGCGTCGGGGTGAGGATCGGGGCCCCGCTCGACTTCTCCCGCTACGCCGGGCTCGAGGACGACCGCTTCGTGCTGCGGTCGGTCACCGACGAGTTGATGTACGAGCTGATGCAGCTCTCGGGCCAGGAGTACGTCGACATCTACGCGAGCGCGGCCAAGGCGGCGTCGGCGCGTCCGTCGACCGCCGGAGGCGCCGCGACCTGA
- a CDS encoding alpha/beta hydrolase, with protein sequence MPILPGAEPYHHAGGPVGALMCHGFTGSPQSMRPWAEHLAAAGLTVALPRLPGHGTRWQDANMTTWDDWYACIEREFLALRERCEAVFVCGLSMGGTLSLRLAEQHGRDLTGVVVVNPSVIGLDPRLKVLPVLQRVVPSLGGIGSDIKKPGVSELAYTRVPLRALHSLRRAWDVVRADLPKVTQPLLLLRSAEDHVVEPESSRLVLARVSSTDVTEIVLEDSYHVATLDNDADRIFAESLDFIRRIRPTVAAG encoded by the coding sequence GTGCCGATTCTGCCGGGGGCGGAGCCCTATCACCACGCGGGCGGCCCCGTCGGCGCCCTGATGTGCCACGGCTTCACCGGGAGCCCCCAGTCGATGCGGCCCTGGGCCGAGCACCTGGCCGCCGCCGGCCTCACCGTGGCCCTGCCGCGGCTGCCCGGCCACGGGACGCGGTGGCAGGACGCCAACATGACCACCTGGGACGACTGGTACGCCTGCATCGAGCGTGAGTTCCTGGCGCTGCGCGAGCGCTGCGAGGCAGTGTTCGTCTGCGGCCTGTCGATGGGCGGGACGCTCAGCCTGCGCCTGGCCGAACAGCACGGCCGCGATCTGACCGGCGTCGTCGTGGTGAATCCCTCCGTGATCGGCCTCGACCCCCGGCTCAAGGTCCTGCCGGTCCTGCAGCGGGTCGTCCCGTCGCTCGGGGGCATCGGCAGCGACATCAAGAAGCCGGGCGTGTCCGAGCTGGCCTACACCCGCGTCCCCCTGCGCGCGCTGCACTCGCTGCGGCGGGCCTGGGACGTCGTCCGTGCGGACCTGCCCAAGGTCACCCAGCCGCTGCTCCTGCTGCGCAGCGCGGAGGATCACGTCGTCGAGCCGGAGAGCTCACGCCTGGTCCTGGCGCGCGTCTCGTCGACCGACGTCACCGAGATCGTGCTCGAGGACAGCTACCACGTCGCGACGCTCGACAACGACGCCGACCGGATCTTCGCCGAGAGCCTGGACTTCATCCGCCGCATCCGGCCCACGGTGGCGGCGGGGTGA
- a CDS encoding endonuclease/exonuclease/phosphatase family protein, whose amino-acid sequence MRVVSYNVRSLRDDADAVAAILRGLAPDLVCVQEAPRFLFSARTCRALAAAAGLSVLAGGRSAAGNLLLGGPRVRLVSASRVRLPRSGRRHRRALALAVVEVGRNADPADGGARLLLGGTHLSLDPLEREQQTRRVLAHLETADAPHRVLGADVNDVPGSRVWTLLTGPLRDAWALAPTGGELTFPARGPNRRIDALLVSPGVAVRAAGVPADLAADPAAATDHLPVLAELELPLEQGT is encoded by the coding sequence GTGCGCGTCGTCAGTTACAACGTGCGCTCGCTGCGGGACGACGCCGACGCGGTCGCGGCGATCCTGCGCGGCCTGGCCCCGGACCTCGTCTGCGTCCAGGAGGCGCCGCGGTTCCTGTTCTCGGCGCGCACGTGCCGGGCGCTCGCCGCGGCGGCCGGGCTCTCCGTGCTCGCCGGCGGGCGTTCGGCCGCGGGCAATCTGCTCCTCGGCGGCCCGCGGGTGCGGCTGGTCTCCGCGTCCCGGGTCCGCCTGCCCCGTTCGGGCCGGCGGCACCGGCGGGCGCTCGCCCTGGCGGTGGTCGAGGTGGGACGCAACGCGGACCCGGCCGACGGCGGTGCCCGTCTGCTGCTGGGCGGCACCCACCTCTCGCTCGACCCGCTGGAGCGGGAGCAGCAGACCCGGCGCGTGCTCGCGCACCTGGAGACGGCGGACGCCCCGCACCGCGTGCTCGGGGCGGACGTCAACGACGTCCCCGGCAGCCGGGTCTGGACGCTGCTGACGGGGCCGCTGCGCGACGCCTGGGCGCTCGCGCCGACCGGGGGCGAGCTCACCTTCCCCGCGCGCGGCCCGAACCGCCGGATCGACGCGCTGCTGGTCTCGCCCGGGGTCGCCGTCCGGGCGGCCGGGGTGCCGGCCGACCTCGCAGCCGACCCGGCGGCCGCCACCGACCACCTTCCGGTGCTGGCGGAGCTGGAACTACCGCTGGAACAAGGAACCTGA
- a CDS encoding ROK family glucokinase: MSVAVGVDLGGTKIAVGVVDADGAVRSESRRETPDGPDAVVAAIADAVAELGDEARGRPVGIGAAGFVDAARKRVLFAPNLQWTDVPLAGQLSDRLGTPVILENDANAAAWAEARFGAGVDADSMVLVTVGTGIGGGIVLDGRLVRGGFGVAGEFGHLPLVADGRPCGCGRSGCWEQYASGTALTRAARDLVAGGASGALATAAGGNPEALEGTDVSDAAAAGDPAALELLADLGRWLGRGLAAVAAVLDPGVVVIGGGVAGNGDRLLEPARAEFRRRLPAAGHRPEAEIRVARLGSAAGLVGAADLAREAAT; the protein is encoded by the coding sequence GTGAGTGTTGCGGTCGGTGTCGACCTCGGGGGGACGAAGATCGCGGTCGGCGTGGTGGACGCCGACGGCGCCGTGCGGTCCGAGTCGCGGCGCGAGACGCCGGACGGCCCGGACGCGGTCGTGGCGGCGATCGCGGATGCGGTCGCCGAACTCGGGGACGAGGCGCGGGGCCGGCCGGTCGGGATCGGGGCGGCCGGGTTCGTCGACGCGGCCCGGAAGCGGGTGCTGTTCGCCCCGAACCTGCAGTGGACCGACGTTCCGCTCGCCGGGCAGCTGAGCGATCGGCTCGGGACGCCGGTGATCCTGGAGAACGACGCGAACGCGGCCGCGTGGGCCGAGGCGCGGTTCGGGGCCGGGGTGGACGCGGACTCGATGGTGCTCGTGACCGTCGGCACCGGCATCGGCGGCGGGATCGTGCTCGACGGCCGCCTGGTGCGGGGCGGCTTCGGCGTCGCGGGGGAGTTCGGGCACCTGCCGCTCGTGGCCGACGGCCGCCCGTGCGGGTGCGGCCGGTCCGGGTGCTGGGAGCAGTACGCGAGCGGCACCGCGCTCACCCGCGCCGCCCGTGACCTGGTGGCGGGCGGCGCGTCCGGAGCACTGGCCACGGCCGCCGGGGGGAACCCGGAGGCCCTGGAGGGCACGGACGTGTCGGACGCGGCGGCCGCGGGGGACCCCGCCGCCCTGGAGCTGCTCGCCGACCTCGGCCGCTGGCTCGGCCGCGGGCTCGCGGCCGTGGCCGCGGTGCTCGACCCCGGCGTCGTCGTGATCGGCGGGGGCGTCGCCGGCAACGGCGACCGACTGCTGGAGCCGGCCCGCGCCGAGTTCCGCCGGCGGCTGCCGGCCGCCGGTCATCGGCCCGAGGCCGAGATCCGGGTGGCGCGCCTCGGCTCGGCCGCCGGGCTGGTCGGTGCGGCCGACCTGGCGCGGGAGGCCGCCACCTGA
- a CDS encoding ArsA family ATPase, whose translation MRVLLFTGKGGVGKTTAAAGTATLAAARGRKTLVLSTDAAHSLADAFGVPPTAEPAEVAPNLFLAQVDAQRTFERTWTEIRRYLLGVLDSVGVDPIEAEELTVLPGAEEVLALLEVRDQVRSGRWDVVVVDCAPTAETLRLLALPEALNWYMDRVFPTERRMVRALRPVLNRVTGVPMPADGVFDAVERLHAELAAVREVLTDPGTSVRLVLTPESVVVAEARRTLTSLSLYGYRTDAVIANRIFPAEGADSWRTGWVAAQTAMLAEIEASFAPLPVLRSGYRAAEPVGPEELGALAAEIYASLPAGTDPDPCALLSQSEPMTIRAVDPGRYVLSLALPLADKRDMDLRRKGDELVLTVGGHRRLLALPSALARCTVGGAQLAGDRLEISFTRETPA comes from the coding sequence GTGAGGGTCCTGCTCTTCACCGGCAAGGGTGGGGTCGGCAAGACGACCGCCGCGGCGGGGACGGCGACGCTCGCGGCCGCGCGGGGCCGCAAGACCCTCGTCCTCTCCACGGACGCGGCGCACTCGCTCGCGGACGCCTTCGGGGTCCCGCCGACCGCCGAGCCGGCGGAGGTCGCACCGAACCTGTTCCTCGCGCAGGTCGACGCCCAGCGCACGTTCGAGCGGACCTGGACCGAGATCCGGCGCTACCTGCTCGGCGTCCTCGACTCCGTCGGCGTCGACCCGATCGAGGCCGAGGAGCTCACGGTCCTGCCCGGTGCCGAGGAGGTTCTCGCGCTGCTCGAGGTGCGGGACCAGGTGCGCTCGGGCCGGTGGGACGTCGTGGTCGTCGACTGCGCCCCGACCGCCGAGACGCTGCGCCTGCTCGCGCTGCCCGAGGCGCTGAACTGGTACATGGACCGCGTGTTCCCGACGGAACGGCGGATGGTGCGGGCCCTGCGGCCCGTGCTGAACCGCGTCACCGGCGTGCCGATGCCCGCCGACGGGGTCTTCGACGCCGTCGAGCGCCTGCACGCCGAGCTCGCCGCGGTCCGGGAGGTGCTCACCGACCCGGGGACCTCGGTGCGGCTCGTGCTCACCCCGGAGTCCGTGGTGGTCGCCGAGGCGCGCCGCACGCTGACGTCGCTGTCCCTGTACGGCTACCGGACCGACGCGGTGATCGCGAACCGGATCTTCCCGGCCGAGGGCGCCGACTCCTGGCGGACCGGCTGGGTGGCGGCACAGACGGCGATGCTGGCCGAGATCGAGGCCTCCTTCGCGCCGCTGCCGGTGCTGCGCTCGGGGTACCGGGCGGCCGAGCCGGTCGGCCCCGAGGAGCTCGGCGCCCTCGCCGCCGAGATCTACGCCTCGCTGCCGGCGGGGACGGACCCCGACCCGTGCGCGCTGCTCTCACAGTCCGAGCCGATGACGATCCGCGCGGTCGACCCGGGCCGGTACGTCCTCTCGCTGGCGCTGCCGCTCGCCGACAAGCGCGACATGGACCTGCGGCGCAAGGGCGACGAGCTCGTGCTCACCGTCGGCGGCCACCGGCGCCTGCTGGCGCTGCCGAGCGCGCTGGCGCGGTGCACCGTCGGCGGGGCACAGCTCGCCGGGGACCGACTGGAGATCTCGTTCACCCGGGAGACCCCGGCATGA